The genomic interval TGCACAACTCTAGATAATACTAGAATAGGAAGTGATGGGGATATTCCGCAAAGGAAAGATCCAAGAACAAATATTAAAATCCCTTTTATAAATACTGAACTTTTTGAATGCATATCTCCTAATCTACCAAAGATTAAAATTGATGCAGAAATTATTATTAAATATGAACTTACAATCCATTCAGTTCCAGCCATAGTTGCACCAAGTTCTTTTTGAAGAATTGGAAGGGCTACATTAACTATGCTACTGTCTAAACATGCCATGAATGGTTGCATTACTAATACTGCTAATATAAACCATCTGTTTTTATAAACTAAATCTTCATTGTTTTTAGAGTTTTCATTAGCATTATTCACCTAATCATCTCCTTTATTAAATTTTAATTAAATTTTTGTTAAACATTAACTATACAATTATAAAACGACAAAATTTTATTGTCAAAATTGAAAAAACTCATATTTTTCATGTATAAAGGCCTTTTATGAATTAAAAAATATTAAATTTCTAATAATTACTTCCTTTATTAAAAGTTGACTTTAATTAAAATATGCTTACCTAAAAATATTGTTTTAATTTGGAAGAGGGAAAATATCCTATGTTATTATTCATATAAAAGTGTTAGAATAGATACAAAGGAAATAAGTTACATCAAGGGAGGACTTAATATGCTTAAGGTATTTTTTTCTTTTAAAAAACATTTTATAGAACATAAGCTATTGATTCTTTCAGTGGTTCTTTCACTATTTATGTCTAGCATATTAAAATGGAGTTTCTTCAAATATATAGTTGGTATATTATCTTTTTGTATGATTATGCTAGACTATAAAGAGAGTTTAGATAATTTTGTTGAAAGCAAAAAATTAATATATAAAAAGTATATAAGGAATATATTCTTTTTAGTTGATAGTTTAATTGTAGGATTTATAATAAATGAAGTATTTTGGATACTTACTAAAAATGAAATATTTCAATTTAAAGAAGGGGTTTTAAAGAGTACATTAATAACAACAATAAGTATAATAGCCATAGTTAATATTGTTTATGCACTTTTTCTAGAAAAATTAGATTTTGAAGACATAAAGTGGATAAGTATTGTCTTAACTTTATTTATAATGAATAGCAATGTTATTAATGGAACAATAAACAGTTTATACATAATTCAAAGTAAGGATGGATTAAATTTAATTATTACCTTAATAATTGTTTTAGGTATATTTTTTATTAGCTATTATATATTTAAAACTTTGATTTTACAAAGTATTAAATTAAAAAAATAAATATAAAAATAGGTATTGGGAAGAATAATAATAAATTATTTCAAATATGAGGAGGTAAAAAATGAAAAATAATTTTTTAAAACACAAAAAAAGTCCATTAATGTATCCAGATTACTGTGGATCATCTTCAACTAAAGGGGAAGGTTTTAAATTAAAACCTTTAGATTATCCTTATGATGCTTTAGAGCCATCAATAGATGCAGAAACAGTAAAAATTCATCATGACAAACATCAACAAGCTTATGTAGATAAGTTAAATAAAGCTTTAGAAAAACATCCTGAGCTTTATGGCAAAAGCTTATACGATATTTTAAGCAATTTAGATGATATGCCAGAGGATATTATGGCTGATTTAGTAAATCAAGGTGGTGGAGTTTATAACCATGAATTCTACTGGAGCATTTTAGGAAAAGGATGTAATAGACCAGTTGCTGAAATAGCAGATGCTATAGACAGAGATTTTGGTTCTTTTGAAGAATTCAAAGAAAAGTTTAAACAATGTGGAATCTCTACCTTTGGTTCAGGTTGGGCATGGTTAGTTAGTGATAAAGATGGAAAGTTAGAAATCATGTCAACTAAGGATCAATCATCTCCTATTTC from Clostridium perfringens carries:
- a CDS encoding superoxide dismutase codes for the protein MKNNFLKHKKSPLMYPDYCGSSSTKGEGFKLKPLDYPYDALEPSIDAETVKIHHDKHQQAYVDKLNKALEKHPELYGKSLYDILSNLDDMPEDIMADLVNQGGGVYNHEFYWSILGKGCNRPVAEIADAIDRDFGSFEEFKEKFKQCGISTFGSGWAWLVSDKDGKLEIMSTKDQSSPISLGLIPILTMDVWEHAYYLKYQNRRPEYIDYFFDIINWKKCEEYYNNR